One Sulfolobus sp. S-194 DNA segment encodes these proteins:
- a CDS encoding anion transporter encodes MYLVALIIAIIVYGMIAFRGLTKIPPWASMFFGGVLMIVFGVIDVNQALESINLDVILFLITLFIFSSSLEVSGFLKYLAYLIINKYRESRKIMFYILLYSGLLSNLVTNDGVSASWTPVILEVSRYMNVDEMPYLYSLAFGVTIGSVMMPTGNPQNLLIALEGNLKEPFVSFLEFLAIPTIINLFLSYYVMLLLFKNRLENIKIDDIKIDINLNKHLAYSSLFLLFITVILFFILSFIRIDILLASLTTSSILLLINKERREIMSKIDWSTILFFIGLFIFTEGLYKGGIIQLIYQVLPPPTNVLLIMVSSILLSQVLSNVPLVAIYIPEMIHLGATSTIDWIALAAGSTIAGNFTLIGAASNIIISEASESRGGKSFSFFEFMKYSIPVLVVNFTILYIFISLVGII; translated from the coding sequence GTGTATTTAGTTGCCTTAATTATTGCAATTATAGTTTATGGTATGATTGCTTTTAGAGGTTTAACAAAAATACCTCCTTGGGCTTCTATGTTTTTTGGTGGAGTTTTGATGATAGTTTTCGGTGTTATTGATGTTAATCAAGCTCTTGAATCAATTAATCTTGATGTAATTCTCTTTCTTATCACACTCTTTATTTTTTCATCATCACTTGAAGTATCTGGTTTTCTTAAATATTTAGCTTATTTGATTATAAATAAATATAGGGAAAGTAGGAAAATAATGTTTTATATTCTTTTATATTCTGGTCTATTATCAAATTTAGTTACTAATGACGGTGTTTCAGCTAGTTGGACTCCAGTTATATTAGAGGTTTCAAGATATATGAACGTAGATGAAATGCCATATTTATATTCTCTAGCTTTCGGCGTAACAATAGGAAGTGTCATGATGCCTACTGGAAATCCGCAAAATCTTCTTATAGCTCTTGAAGGAAATTTAAAAGAACCTTTTGTCTCGTTCCTAGAATTTTTAGCTATTCCTACTATTATTAATTTATTCTTATCATACTATGTTATGTTACTTCTCTTTAAGAATAGATTAGAAAATATAAAAATAGATGATATAAAAATAGATATAAACTTAAATAAACACCTAGCTTATTCTTCTCTATTTCTTCTTTTTATAACTGTGATATTATTCTTTATTCTAAGTTTTATTAGAATTGATATCCTATTAGCATCTCTTACAACTTCATCAATTCTTCTTCTAATAAATAAAGAGAGGAGAGAAATAATGAGCAAGATTGACTGGTCAACAATATTATTTTTTATAGGTCTTTTTATTTTTACGGAAGGTCTTTATAAGGGGGGCATAATTCAATTAATATATCAAGTTTTACCTCCACCCACTAATGTTCTTCTTATTATGGTTTCTAGTATCTTATTAAGTCAAGTTTTAAGCAATGTGCCACTAGTAGCAATATATATCCCAGAAATGATACACCTAGGTGCAACTTCTACTATTGATTGGATTGCGTTAGCCGCGGGAAGTACAATAGCGGGTAATTTTACATTAATTGGTGCAGCAAGTAATATAATTATATCTGAGG